CATCCGCCTCCGCCGCCACCTGGGCGATCAGGATGTCGCGCGCCTTGTCGTAGCGCCGGATCTCGTCGGCCAGGCGGGCGCATTCCGCCTTCCTGACGGCCAGCTCGCGGCGGCACAGGGCCGCGGAAGCACCCGGACCCGCTCCGGTTCCCTGCCTGTCCAGATAGGCCGCGACGGTCGCCGCGGCCGATCCGAAGACAAGGCGCAACAGCGTTCCGAACTCGCCCAGGGCTCCCCTGCGGGAGCGCCCCGACCAGCGACGACGCCGGAAGGAGCGCGTCACGCCCGTGTCCCTTCGGGAACGGCGAGAGGGCAGATTTGCATATGCGAACGGATTAAAACCCGATCCAAGCGCATAACACTTAAGATTTTGTTAAGCTCACCCCACCCCGAAATCGCAGAACAATACGGCATTTTATCTAAAAACCCTTCTTTTTCAGGCGGTTATCACGTTGGTTAACAAGATGCTAAATCGTTCGTGGTAGGAAAACTATGCCTATCGATAGTTTGAGCTTGCTTCGAAATTTAAGCACATTGAGTTCATCAAGCACGGAATGACACGAACCGCAAAGGAGCCGAAGTGAACATCAGGAAAACTCAGATAAACCGGTTAACGACAAGTTAGATAGCAGTGAAAATTTAAGCGAACACTTCCCAGTACAAAACAAACCCGCGATTTTCAAAGAAACCGTTCCTTAGGCAGTTTTCATCATGGCCGTTTCTCGCCGGCGCCCGGAGTCCTCCGGCCCGCGACGAGGAACCCCCCGGACTGTCACCTCCCGCTTCCTCCCTAGACCTGATCGCATACAGGAGCCAGTACCATGGAAAACGTCAAGATCGCCCTCTCCTTCGTCTCCAACCTGCCCACCGTCCGCCGTATCGCGCCGGCCCTGTCCAGCCGCCGCGGCGTCACCGCCCTGGAATACGGCCTGATCGCGAGCCTGATCGCCGTGGTCATCATGGTCGGCGTCGGCCAGCTCGGCACCAACCTGAACACCATGTTCAGCGGACTGGCGACCACGATCGGCGGCGTTTCGACCGGTGGCGCGGCTGCCGGCGGCGCCGGCGGCGGCAACTGATCCTCCGTTCCACCACCAGCCTGCCGCCGGAGGAAACGCCATGACAGCCGTCGAACCGATCCTCCTGGCGGCCTGCCTGATCTACGCCCTGGCCGCGGCGCACGACGTCGCGGCGAGGACGATCCCGGACAGCTGTTCCATAGCACTTTTTCTGCTCGCTCTCCTCCGACTGACACTCATAGACGGCGGCGCCTCGGCCTTCTTCGACGCCGCCGTTTCTTTCGGAGTGTTCGCGGCCCTGGTCATGCTGTGCGCGGCCGGCCTGCTCGGCGGCGGCGACGCGAAGCTGATCGGTTCAAGCACTTTCCTTCTAGGTTTCGACCGCCTCACGGATTTCCTGGCCGCCACCGCCCTGGCGGGCGGCATCCTGGCCCTGGCCTACCTGGCCGGATACCTGCTGCTGTCCGGCCTGCCCCATGCGGTCCCGGCCCCTTCCGGTCCCGCGCGACGGTCGGCACGCCGCCGTTTCGGCCTGGTGCTGGCGGCGGAACACCGGCGGGTCGCCCGCAAGCAATCCATTCCCTACGGCGTAGCCATCGCCGCCGGCGCCCTGGTGACGCTCGGCGGTCTCTCCTGAACAGGGTGCCGTCATGCTCATGCGAATTCTGCTCGTCGCTCTCGTCAGCCTGTCCGTCGGCATCGTCGGGCTCGTCGTGATGCGGTCCCTGCCCAAGGAGACCGGCACCGCCGTCGCGGCCCCCGCCCCGGTTCTGGGGCGCGCCATCCTGGTCGCCGCCCGCCCGGTCGCGGCGGGCTCCATGCTGCGGGCGGACGACGTGCGCTGGCAGGACTGGACCTCGGGCGACCTCCCGGCCGGCTACATCAACCGCATGGATACCTCCGCCGAGACCGTCTTCGGCTCCGTCGCCCGGCGCAACATGGTGGCCGACGAGCCGCTGGTCCGCGGCCAGCTGGTCAGCCCGGGCGACCGCGGTTTCCTGGCCGCCGTCATGACGCCCGGCAACCGGGCCGTGGCGGTCGCGGTGGACGCGGTCAGCGCCGCCAGCGGCCTGATCTGGCCCGGTGACCGGGTGGACCTGATCCTGACCCAGACCTTCGAGCAGGAGGACACCAAGCCCACCCGGAAGGCCGTCGGCGAGACCGTGCTGAGCGACCTGCGGGTCCTGGCGATCGACCAGCACCTGAACGAGGCGTCCAGCGATCCCTCCGCCGCCGCCGAACTGCGGGTGCCGCGCACCGTGACGCTGGAGGCGACCTCCCGCCAGGCGGAGATGATCGCGGTGGCTTCCGGCCTCGGCCGGCTGGCCCTGGCGCTGCGCAGCGTCGCCACCGGGGGCGAGGCGGAGGCGGCCGACGCCGGCAAGGTCACGCCGACCTGGGCGGCCGACGTTTCCCCGGCGCTCGCCTTGCAGAAACCCCCGGCCCCCGCCGCCGCACCCGGCCCGTCCGCCCCGGCCGGCGTCCAGATCCTGCGCGGTTCGTCCCGCACCGGCCAATGAAACCCGCCCCCGACGCTGCCCGAAAGGAGCCACAGGTCATGATCCAGACCATCGCCCGCCGACTGGGCCGGGCCGCGCTGGCCGGCATAGCCGCCACCCATGTCTCCCCGCTGCCCGTTTCCTTGCCGCTCGCTTCCCTGCTAGCCGTTTCTTGCCTGACGATCCCCGGCCCCGCCCTGGCCGACACGGAAGTGACGATCGAGGTCAACGCCGGCAAGACCGTCACCCTGGCCCGCCCGGCTTCCACCATCTTCGTCGCCAACCCGGAGATCGCCGACGTCCAGGCGCCGCCCGACGGGGCCTCCTTCTTCGTCTTCGGCAAAGCCGCCGGCCGCACCAGCGTCTTCGCGCTGGGCGCCGACGGCAAGCCGCTGGTGTCCTACACGGTCGCGGTGACCCAGCCGCTGGGCGACCTGAAGCGCCGCCTGGCGACCCAGGTGCCGGACGTGCAGGCGGAGCTGGAATCGACCCCCGGCGGCATCATCCTGTCCGGCACGGCGCCCAGCCCGGCGACGGCGTCCCAGGCCGCCGAGCTGGTGCGCCAGTATCTCGGCAAGGAACAGCAGGTGGTCAACCGGCTGCGCGTCAGCGCCGGCTCCCAGGTGAACCTGCGGGTCCGCATCGCCGAGGTGTCGCGGTCGGTCACCAAGGAGCTGGGCTTCAACTGGGAGAGCCTGTTCAACGTCGGCGCCTTCACCTTCGGCATCGCCACCGGCCGCGACGCCCTGGTCGCCGGCGGCTCCATCCTGCGGTCCGCCACCGGCGCCGCGACCCTGCCGGTCGGCTACCGGTCGAGCAACGGCCGGGTGGACGTCAACACGGTGATCGACGCCCTGGCGGAGGACGGACTGGTGTCGATCCTGGCGGAGCCGAACCTGACGGCCCTGTCGGGCGAGACGGCCAGCTTCCTCGCCGGCGGCGAGTTCCCGATCCCGGTCAACCAGCGCGACGGCCAGATCACCATCGAGTTCAAGCAGTTCGGCGTCAGCCTCGACTTCACCCCGACCGTCCTGTCGGGCGAGCGGATCAGCATGAAGGTCCGGCCGGAGGTCAGCGAGCTGACCGAGGAGGGCGCCGTGGTCATCGAGGACCTGAAGATCCCGGCGCTGAACGTGCGCCGCGCCGAGACGACGGTCGAGCTGGGCAGCGGCCAGAGCTTCGCGGTCGCCGGGCTGCTCCAGAACAACAGCCGCACCGTGGCCCAGCGGGTGCCCGGCCTGGGCGACGTGCCGGTGCTCGGCGGCCTGTTCAGCTCGACCCGGTTCCAGCGGAACGAGACCGAGCTGGTGATCGTCGTGACCCCCTACATGGTCACCCCGGTGTCCCAGCCGGGAGCGATCCAGGCGCCGACCGACAACTATGTCCCGGCCTCCGACGTGGAGCGGATCTTCGCCGGCCGGATCAACAAGCCCGGCCGCTCCGACGGCGGCAACCTGCTGTTCGGCCCCGGCGGCGTGCGCCTGCGCGGCGATGTCGGCTTCATCCTCGACTGATCGATCCAAACCCGGCAGCCCGGCGCGTCACAGGAGACATCCCATGCATCCCATTCCCCGCTTCGCCACCGTTCTCGCCGGCCTGCTGCTGGCCTCGGCCTGCGCCGCCACCCCGGACCAACCCCTCGAACAGGCCCGGATCGGCAATGTCGGCGTGATCGACGCGATCGACGGAAACTTCCTGCTGCCGGTGGATGCCCAGGGACGGATCAACGGCGCCGACCGCGCCGCCGCCCTGCGGACCCTGGCCGATTTCGGCTCGCCGGCCACGACCCGGGCGCGCATCGCCGGCGCTCCGTCGGAGGCGCGGGCGGAACTGGTCCGGCTGCTGGCCGACGCCGGCGTGCCGCCGGGACATGTCAGCTTCGGCGACGATCCCGCGGCTTCCGCCCCGGCCTCCGGCAGCGTCCGCATCCTGCTCCAGCGGTTCGAGGTGACGCCGCCGACCTGCGCCGGCTGGCCCGACATCCAGAAGAACTACGTGGAGAACGGCCCGCTGCTGCCGCTCGGCTGCGTCACCAACCGCAACCTCCAGCTCATGGTGGAGGACCCGCGCGACCTGGTGATCGGCCGCACCCTCGGCCCGGCGGACGCCGCCCGCGAGGCCGGCGCCATCGCCCGGTACCAGACCGACAAGGTCAAGCCCTTCACCTCGACCACCGCGACCGGTGGACGCGGCGCAACCCTCTCGAAGCAGTGACCGCCATGACCGCCCTGGCCCAACCGTCCCATTCCCCCCTGGCGGCCCCCGCCCCTGCCCCCTCCCCCGCTTCGGCCGGCGAGCGCGGCGGCAAGGTCGTGGCCTACGTCACCGACGCCGCGACGGAAGCGACCCTGCGGCAGGCGGCGGCCCAGCTCCTGGTCGGCGAGTTCGAGGTCCGGCGCGGCGACGTCCGGACCGCGGCCCGCGACCTGGCCCGCCAGCGCTCGCCCGCCCTGCTGATCGTCGACATCAGCGGGATCGAGCTGCCGATCGGCGCCATGGAGGCCCTGTCCCAGGTGTGCGAGCCCAGCGTCACGGTCGTCGCGATCGGCGACCGCAACGACGTGGCGCTCTACCGCAACCTGCGCGGCCTGGGGGTCGCCGAGTACCTGTTCAAGCCGCTTCCCGCCGACCAGGTCGAGGCGCTGCTGGGCCGCGCCGCCGGGACCGCCGCGCGCGGCGAGGAGGCGGGGCGCCAGGGCAAGCTGATCGCGGTGACGGGTGCGCGCGGCGGCGTCGGGACCACCACGGTCGCGGTCAACCTGGCGGCCTACCTGGCCGACATCGACCGCCGCCGGATCGCGCTGGTCGATCTTGACCTCCACACCGGCACGGTCGCCCTGCACCTGAACCTGAAGCCGGGCCGCGGCCTGCGCGAGGCGGTCGAGGCGCCGGAACGGGTCGACGCCCTGTTCCTGGAACGCGCCATGCAGCAAGCCTCCGACCGGCTGGACGTGCTGGCGACCGAGGAGCCGATCCTGCCGCCGGTGGCCCAGAACCCGCGCGCGGTCCTGGACCTGCTGGACTGCCTGAAGGGCCGGTACCACTACGTGGTGGCCGACGTGCCGCACGGCCTGTCGGAGACCGCCCGCGCCGTGCTCGACCACGCGGCGCTGCGGATCATCGTGGCCGACGGCAACCTGGCGGGCGCCCGCGACGCGCTTCGGCTGCGCGGCGCCTTCGAGGCGTCCGGCACCGCCCGCCAGACCCTGACCGTCCATAACCGCCGCGGCGCGCCCGGCGCGCTGTCGCCCGCCGACTTCGGCCGCGCGCTGGGATCGCCGGCGGACTGCGCGATCGAGTGCCGGCCGAAGCCGCTGATCGAGGCGGCGACCCTGGGCGAACCGGCGATCCGCCGCTGCGCGCCGTTCAAGTCCGACATCTCCCGGCTGGCCGGGGCGGTGTCCGGCCAGTCCGCGACCGGCGCCGCCGGCCTGCTGGCCCGGCTGTTCCGCTCCGGGAGGGCCGCGCGATGAACGCCCTGTTCGGCCGCAAGCCGGGAACGCTTCCGTCCGTCCCGCAGCCGGTGCCGGCGGCATCCCCGGTCTCCGTGCCGCCCGCCGTCGAGGGGCCGGCCGCCCTCGACCCGGCATCGCCGCGCGCCCGCTCGCTCGACGGCATCCGGACCGAGGCGATGAACCGGATCGATCCGGCCGCCGTGTCGCGACTGGAACCGGCGGCGCTGCGGCCGCTGCTGGAATCCCTGATCGACGAGATCGCGACCGAGAACCGCTTCCAGCTCAACAGCCGGGAGCAGGGCCAGCTCGCCACCGAGCTGGTCCACGACATGCTGGGCTTCGGCCCGCTGGAACCGCTGCTGGAGGACGACCGGATCACCGACATCATGGTGAACGGGCCGAACCGGGTGTTCGTCGAGCAGCAGGGCAAGCTTGTGCTGTCCAACGTCCGCTTCCGCGACCAGCAGCACGTGCTCAACATCGCCCAGCGGATCGCCGGCGGCATCGGCCGGAGGATCGACGAGTCCAGCCCGATGGTCGATGCCCGCCTGCCCGACGGCAGCCGCGTCAACATCGTGGTGCCGCCGCTGGCGCTCGACGGCACCTGCATCTCCATCCGCAAGTTCGCCCGCCGGCGCATCGATTTCGCGACGCTGGTCGGGTATCGCAGCCTGTCGGAGCCGATGGCCCGGGTGCTGGAGATCTTCGCGCGCGCCCGGCTCAACGTCATCATCTCGGGCGGCACCGGCTCGGGCAAGACGACGCTGCTCAACGCCATGTCGCGCATGATCGACGCCGGCGAGCGGGTGGTCACCATCGAGGACGCCGCCGAGCTTCAGCTCCAGCAGCCCCACGTGGTCCGGCTGGAGACCCGGCCGCCCAACCTGGAAGGCCACGGCCAGATCACCCAGCGCGACCTGGTGCGGAACGCGCTGCGGATGCGGCCCGACCGCATCATCATCGGCGAGGTGCGCGGGTCCGAGGCGTTCGACATGCTCCAGGCCATGAACACCGGCCACGACGGCTCGATGTCCACGGTCCACGCGAACAACACCCGCGACGCGCTCGCCCGGATCGAGAACATGGTGATGATGGGCAGCGTCAACCTGCCGCCCCGCGCGGTCCGCCACCAGATCGCCAGCGCCGTCCACCTGATCGTCCAGGTCCAGCGCATGCGCGACGGCGTCCGCCGGGTGACCCAGGTGTCGGAACTGGCGGGGCTGGAGGGCGACGTCATGGTAACCCAGGATCTCTTCACCTTCGAGTTCCAGGGCGACAACCGGGACGGCACCATCCGCGGCACCTTCCGGTCGGCCGGCGTCAGGCCGTCCTTCATGGACCGCCTGGAATATTTCGGTCTGGATGGCGCGTACCTGGCCGCCATCGACCAGGACCGCGGGTAAGGGGGCGGCCGCGATGGACACTCTCGAACCGCTCGACCTCCTTCTGCTCGGCTTCGTCGCCACCCTGCTGGCGGCGGTGCCGCTGCT
The Skermanella mucosa DNA segment above includes these coding regions:
- a CDS encoding Flp family type IVb pilin, giving the protein MENVKIALSFVSNLPTVRRIAPALSSRRGVTALEYGLIASLIAVVIMVGVGQLGTNLNTMFSGLATTIGGVSTGGAAAGGAGGGN
- a CDS encoding prepilin peptidase — encoded protein: MTAVEPILLAACLIYALAAAHDVAARTIPDSCSIALFLLALLRLTLIDGGASAFFDAAVSFGVFAALVMLCAAGLLGGGDAKLIGSSTFLLGFDRLTDFLAATALAGGILALAYLAGYLLLSGLPHAVPAPSGPARRSARRRFGLVLAAEHRRVARKQSIPYGVAIAAGALVTLGGLS
- the cpaB gene encoding Flp pilus assembly protein CpaB yields the protein MLMRILLVALVSLSVGIVGLVVMRSLPKETGTAVAAPAPVLGRAILVAARPVAAGSMLRADDVRWQDWTSGDLPAGYINRMDTSAETVFGSVARRNMVADEPLVRGQLVSPGDRGFLAAVMTPGNRAVAVAVDAVSAASGLIWPGDRVDLILTQTFEQEDTKPTRKAVGETVLSDLRVLAIDQHLNEASSDPSAAAELRVPRTVTLEATSRQAEMIAVASGLGRLALALRSVATGGEAEAADAGKVTPTWAADVSPALALQKPPAPAAAPGPSAPAGVQILRGSSRTGQ
- a CDS encoding type II and III secretion system protein family protein; this encodes MIQTIARRLGRAALAGIAATHVSPLPVSLPLASLLAVSCLTIPGPALADTEVTIEVNAGKTVTLARPASTIFVANPEIADVQAPPDGASFFVFGKAAGRTSVFALGADGKPLVSYTVAVTQPLGDLKRRLATQVPDVQAELESTPGGIILSGTAPSPATASQAAELVRQYLGKEQQVVNRLRVSAGSQVNLRVRIAEVSRSVTKELGFNWESLFNVGAFTFGIATGRDALVAGGSILRSATGAATLPVGYRSSNGRVDVNTVIDALAEDGLVSILAEPNLTALSGETASFLAGGEFPIPVNQRDGQITIEFKQFGVSLDFTPTVLSGERISMKVRPEVSELTEEGAVVIEDLKIPALNVRRAETTVELGSGQSFAVAGLLQNNSRTVAQRVPGLGDVPVLGGLFSSTRFQRNETELVIVVTPYMVTPVSQPGAIQAPTDNYVPASDVERIFAGRINKPGRSDGGNLLFGPGGVRLRGDVGFILD
- a CDS encoding CpaD family pilus assembly lipoprotein — its product is MHPIPRFATVLAGLLLASACAATPDQPLEQARIGNVGVIDAIDGNFLLPVDAQGRINGADRAAALRTLADFGSPATTRARIAGAPSEARAELVRLLADAGVPPGHVSFGDDPAASAPASGSVRILLQRFEVTPPTCAGWPDIQKNYVENGPLLPLGCVTNRNLQLMVEDPRDLVIGRTLGPADAAREAGAIARYQTDKVKPFTSTTATGGRGATLSKQ
- a CDS encoding AAA family ATPase — its product is MTALAQPSHSPLAAPAPAPSPASAGERGGKVVAYVTDAATEATLRQAAAQLLVGEFEVRRGDVRTAARDLARQRSPALLIVDISGIELPIGAMEALSQVCEPSVTVVAIGDRNDVALYRNLRGLGVAEYLFKPLPADQVEALLGRAAGTAARGEEAGRQGKLIAVTGARGGVGTTTVAVNLAAYLADIDRRRIALVDLDLHTGTVALHLNLKPGRGLREAVEAPERVDALFLERAMQQASDRLDVLATEEPILPPVAQNPRAVLDLLDCLKGRYHYVVADVPHGLSETARAVLDHAALRIIVADGNLAGARDALRLRGAFEASGTARQTLTVHNRRGAPGALSPADFGRALGSPADCAIECRPKPLIEAATLGEPAIRRCAPFKSDISRLAGAVSGQSATGAAGLLARLFRSGRAAR
- a CDS encoding CpaF family protein translates to MNALFGRKPGTLPSVPQPVPAASPVSVPPAVEGPAALDPASPRARSLDGIRTEAMNRIDPAAVSRLEPAALRPLLESLIDEIATENRFQLNSREQGQLATELVHDMLGFGPLEPLLEDDRITDIMVNGPNRVFVEQQGKLVLSNVRFRDQQHVLNIAQRIAGGIGRRIDESSPMVDARLPDGSRVNIVVPPLALDGTCISIRKFARRRIDFATLVGYRSLSEPMARVLEIFARARLNVIISGGTGSGKTTLLNAMSRMIDAGERVVTIEDAAELQLQQPHVVRLETRPPNLEGHGQITQRDLVRNALRMRPDRIIIGEVRGSEAFDMLQAMNTGHDGSMSTVHANNTRDALARIENMVMMGSVNLPPRAVRHQIASAVHLIVQVQRMRDGVRRVTQVSELAGLEGDVMVTQDLFTFEFQGDNRDGTIRGTFRSAGVRPSFMDRLEYFGLDGAYLAAIDQDRG